One window from the genome of Pedobacter schmidteae encodes:
- a CDS encoding DUF4843 domain-containing protein, whose product MKYIYIFLLLLFTISGCKKNDLQYFEEEIPLLNIWLGTSTSIQDSITHNFAYSATNKDSILFNYRIAGYPVDYDRTFELTTTDNDAKLLNFTFKPYKVPAGKSSGNFVFYVDKPSDKNLFLNRDLKVSFSVRSTAAFQPATKEYSKLKITFKNAVTKPDNWDNAVLPWLPLKNFFGNYSNEKYRFVIQVTGLSNFLVYKTIVVNPELAPNTITEVHAKALQTQCKIALEQYKLNNGGKDLLDENLIPIVFP is encoded by the coding sequence ATGAAATACATATATATATTCCTGCTCTTGTTGTTTACGATATCAGGGTGCAAAAAAAATGACTTACAATATTTTGAAGAAGAAATCCCGTTACTGAATATCTGGCTAGGTACAAGTACCAGTATTCAGGATAGCATTACGCATAATTTTGCTTACAGTGCTACCAATAAAGATTCTATCTTATTCAATTATCGGATTGCAGGTTATCCGGTGGATTACGATCGTACGTTTGAACTGACGACTACAGATAATGATGCAAAACTGCTGAATTTTACTTTTAAACCTTACAAAGTGCCTGCGGGTAAATCTTCCGGAAATTTTGTCTTTTACGTTGATAAGCCGTCGGACAAAAATTTGTTTCTAAACAGGGATTTAAAAGTTTCATTTTCAGTTCGTTCAACAGCTGCTTTCCAGCCGGCCACAAAGGAGTACAGCAAGCTTAAAATTACATTTAAGAATGCGGTTACAAAACCAGACAACTGGGATAATGCGGTGCTGCCCTGGCTGCCTTTAAAGAACTTTTTTGGTAATTACAGTAATGAAAAGTACAGGTTTGTGATTCAAGTTACCGGTCTTTCAAACTTTTTGGTATATAAGACCATAGTAGTCAATCCAGAGTTAGCTCCTAATACCATTACAGAAGTTCATGCAAAAGCCCTGCAAACTCAGTGTAAAATAGCGCTTGAACAATATAAGCTAAATAATGGTGGTAAGGATTTGTTAGATGAGAACCTGATTCCTATTGTCTTTCCTTAA
- a CDS encoding RagB/SusD family nutrient uptake outer membrane protein: MKTKSIYIIILGIVTGMVSSCNKWLDVEPNSQVKSSELFKTESGFKEALAGVYTLMTAEKLYGKELQYGMMGILSHEWSSFPLSYNEEADYNYQGSTVQGRINNVWNGLYQGISNANNLINEIDAKKSMFTGDNYSIIKGEALALRAFLHFELVRLFGASYLVDMNKPAIPYVTQYSARQTVQSTVKETYEFIRKDLEAAKELLKADPIFTGRTVTEADDNGYLINRQLHLNYYAVEGLLARIYYYTGDYDSARKAANVVINSGKFTFSTQANLSAGNDLTGAPEQIFGLQINNLFTYSTTNLSKDGGTTSTFFLNAATRSAYYPEGSVDYRFTYLFEVGEGDKSSNYYLRKYNAPQSLDLYYRNKSVVIKISEMYFIIAGSNLAEGKSIIDPLNKVRQARGLTALTVEPTDAAATFIAEFRKDFFGEGQLFYLYKRLNRAIITGTDKNLIDIKAYVLPLPVAEYEAGNRNSNR, translated from the coding sequence ATGAAAACAAAATCTATATACATAATCATACTGGGGATTGTTACCGGGATGGTGTCGTCCTGCAACAAGTGGCTGGATGTTGAACCCAATTCTCAGGTCAAATCTTCGGAACTATTTAAAACAGAATCTGGCTTTAAAGAAGCCCTTGCCGGAGTATATACGCTGATGACTGCCGAAAAGTTGTATGGAAAAGAACTACAATATGGGATGATGGGCATTTTGTCGCACGAGTGGTCGTCTTTTCCTTTGTCCTATAATGAAGAAGCTGATTATAATTATCAGGGATCTACGGTTCAGGGGCGTATCAATAATGTGTGGAATGGCTTGTACCAGGGAATTAGTAATGCCAACAACCTGATTAACGAGATTGATGCAAAAAAATCTATGTTTACAGGCGATAATTATTCTATTATAAAAGGCGAAGCTCTGGCTTTACGTGCGTTCCTGCATTTTGAACTGGTAAGGCTTTTTGGTGCATCCTATCTGGTTGACATGAATAAGCCCGCAATTCCTTATGTAACCCAGTACAGTGCCAGGCAGACTGTGCAATCTACGGTCAAAGAAACCTACGAATTCATCCGTAAAGATCTGGAAGCTGCTAAGGAATTGCTGAAAGCAGATCCCATATTTACCGGAAGAACAGTTACAGAGGCGGACGACAATGGGTATCTGATCAATCGTCAGTTGCATCTGAATTACTATGCCGTTGAAGGTTTGCTAGCAAGGATTTATTATTATACAGGAGATTATGACAGTGCCCGGAAGGCGGCAAATGTTGTAATTAATTCCGGGAAATTTACTTTTTCTACCCAAGCAAATTTGTCGGCCGGAAACGACCTGACCGGAGCCCCTGAACAAATATTTGGTTTGCAGATTAATAATCTTTTTACCTATTCAACAACCAATTTGTCTAAGGATGGCGGTACTACAAGTACATTCTTTCTAAATGCAGCTACAAGGAGCGCATATTATCCTGAAGGTTCTGTTGATTACCGTTTCACTTATCTTTTTGAAGTCGGAGAGGGCGATAAATCAAGTAACTACTATCTGCGCAAATATAATGCTCCGCAAAGCCTTGATTTATATTATAGAAACAAAAGTGTGGTGATAAAAATCTCTGAGATGTATTTTATCATTGCCGGATCTAACCTGGCTGAAGGGAAGAGCATTATTGATCCACTAAACAAAGTGAGACAGGCCAGAGGCCTAACGGCCCTAACTGTTGAGCCTACAGATGCTGCTGCGACTTTTATTGCTGAATTCAGGAAGGATTTTTTTGGTGAGGGGCAACTTTTTTATCTGTATAAAAGATTAAACAGGGCAATCATTACTGGAACAGATAAAAATCTGATAGATATAAAAGCCTATGTATTACCCTTACCAGTAGCTGAATATGAAGCGGGAAACCGAAATAGTAACCGTTAA